A stretch of DNA from Halobacteriovorax sp. JY17:
TGATGAAAACTGGTATTACCTACAGTCATTTACTTCTGGAACAAGCTACTTTAGAGATTCATTTGGTCCAACAGAGATTAAGTTAATCAAAGTTATCAGAGGCTACAAGAATTACTTAAAGTTTAGAGATGCTCTTAGAGACGAGACAAAGCAATATCTCTATGTTGATGCTGCAGGAATAGAGACTCCAGACAATAAAGTATTCAATAACTGGAAACACTTAATGGATGATTCTGAAAATCAGTCTAAAGGTGAACTCGTAGACATGGTTATTGATAACGTCGAAGGATCACTGCCAGGAACTATGGAATAAAATATTGTAATGACCTCTAAATTAAGTATAATAGTTTAGAGGTCCCTATGAAAATCATCACACTCATCTCCACTTTAATTCTTATAACTTCCTGTGCTCAATCGCAGACTGAAGTCAGTGCAAGAAAAGTTAAAAAAGAAGAAATCAACACCTGTGTCTGCATGGAGATCTACAGCCCAGTATGCGGAAGAGATGGGAAAACCTATGGGAACGCCTGTGAAGCTAGGTGCCAAAAAGTAAGATTCACTCCCGGAGAATGTAGATAGAGATTTTCTAAACGTTAAAGTTTCTTACAAAGTTATTTGCCATATAAAAAGAAAACGTAAATCCATTCTTATAGACACCATGAAATGAATAAATAGAAGGCGCCACTTCTCCTAGGAATGGCAACCTCTTCTTTCCTTTATGCCTTAGCCCTGTACGAATCTCACCTTCATGAAAATCAGGTAAAACAGATATAAGCTCTTTAAAGTAATTATAGAGAGGTCTAAGTTCAACATAATCAATGGCGCACCACTCATCCTTTAAAGTCGTTCCTCCAATGAGAGTAGTCTTTGAGAATGCTCGGTAAACTAAATTATAATGTCCTTTAGTTATTACAAAAGACTCACTTCCTAGATCAACATCTTTAAAGAGAAGATAATCCCCTGGAACAAGTTTAGAGTGATCAAGATGCGTATGCTTAAAATTCTTTAGAAAGTGATTTGAATAAGCCCCTAGAGCACTCACTACCTTCTTTCCTCGAACTTTACTTCCATCAAGCAGAGAAATAGTTCCATCTACACTAATGTCAATTATCGTTTTATTAAACTTTGTTATTTTAAGTTTTAAATTACTTTGCTCAAGTTTTTGAAGTAGAGCTTCATTATCAACAACAAAACACTCATCAACTGACCCCAAGAAAGATTTATCAAATAAACTCACTTCTTCTAAAGTTTTATACCTTTTAATAAATTGGTCTTTATCCTTCCCTTCTTCATAAATATAATACTGCTTTGAAAGGTGGAATTCGCTTTGCAATTCGCCCTTGGCTAATTGTAGAGTGTAATTAAATGAATCTACAATCAAGTCACCCAATGGACTAATCCCCTTACTTGTCCCAGAAAGACTGACCACACTCGTTGAATTTACGCTGCAAGGAGAACAGAATTCATCATTGAAAACATGAGCGATTTTTAAAGTGTCAAGATCAAATTCCTCACTTTTACCTATTTCAAATAAGATAGATTGAGCACATATTCCATTACCTAAAATTATTATATCAAATTTTTGATTATCTTCTGTCATTTTACAGCTTTCCCATTGTCAAATGGAGGTGGTCTAATTATCGTATACTGCTAATAAAATACAGTAAATAACACACGGTTTCAAGAAGAGACCAATAAAGACTCCAAGGGGATTCATACCATGGCGATTGATTCGACAGCAGTTGTATACGCTTCTACAAATACTGAAATTTCTGCAAAACAAGTCATTGCAGTTCTAACAATGTTAATTGATGAGGATTGTACAATTCCATTTATCACCAGATATAGAAAAGAGGCCACAGGTGGACTTGATGAAGTTCAAATTAGAGATATACAAACTTCTTATGAAGAATATCTAGAAAGAGAAAAGAGAAGACAATTCATTCTAGAGACAATCAAGAAACAAGAGCAGCTCACTCCAGAATTAGAAAAGAAAATTCTTGCGGCAGAAACAATTAACCAATTAGAAGATATCTATGCTCCATACAAAGTAAAAAAGAAAACGAAGGGTATGCTTGCCACAGAAGCTGGCCTGGCACCTTTCGCAGATCTCATTCTTTCGACTAAGGGCTCAATGCAAGAACTTGCTAAAGAAGCTGTTAAATTTATCAACGCTGAAAAGAAAGTTAATAGTTTTGATGATGCCGTAAAAGGT
This window harbors:
- a CDS encoding FAD-dependent oxidoreductase — protein: MTEDNQKFDIIILGNGICAQSILFEIGKSEEFDLDTLKIAHVFNDEFCSPCSVNSTSVVSLSGTSKGISPLGDLIVDSFNYTLQLAKGELQSEFHLSKQYYIYEEGKDKDQFIKRYKTLEEVSLFDKSFLGSVDECFVVDNEALLQKLEQSNLKLKITKFNKTIIDISVDGTISLLDGSKVRGKKVVSALGAYSNHFLKNFKHTHLDHSKLVPGDYLLFKDVDLGSESFVITKGHYNLVYRAFSKTTLIGGTTLKDEWCAIDYVELRPLYNYFKELISVLPDFHEGEIRTGLRHKGKKRLPFLGEVAPSIYSFHGVYKNGFTFSFYMANNFVRNFNV
- a CDS encoding Kazal-type serine protease inhibitor family protein; amino-acid sequence: MKIITLISTLILITSCAQSQTEVSARKVKKEEINTCVCMEIYSPVCGRDGKTYGNACEARCQKVRFTPGECR